In Hypomesus transpacificus isolate Combined female chromosome 4, fHypTra1, whole genome shotgun sequence, the following are encoded in one genomic region:
- the tent4a gene encoding terminal nucleotidyltransferase 4A isoform X1, which translates to MDPRVSWIQPEQKGPANALWMHVWETSQGVSTQSGQHYNQNHNLCVNSPALDVFKNVATVASRKSICSSSNAGTSLNSSHHSTANGSITNGTAFSPLGISLSNGNVPNSVNLSKADGNRVTADLGEGKMPQKTRSVSSSSSLESGTDSPSSNCSLGRTSGGNVMGNMNKNAGGVNLFFSFSDSMHNNVNHQYHNRHLQEHPQYNFQQNCVKSHPIQPSAPLNYHNHHPSRRKSDNKASTYGMNYLLSNCTNGNFLSTGTPWKTRKYNPGVNGLHEEVVDFYNFMSPRPEEAAMRKEVVNRIEAVIKELWPSADVQIFGSFSTGLYLPTSDIDLVVFGKWGRPPLQELEQALRKHKVADPLSIKVLDKATVPIIKLTDQETEVKVDISFNVETGVKAARFIKDYVKRYPVLPYLIFVLKQFLLQRDLNEVFTGGISSYSLILMVISFLQLHPRIDARNPNINLGILLIEFLELYGRQFNYLKTGIRIRSGGAYLAKEELMKAMANGNRPSMLCIEDPLLPGNDVGRSSYGAMQVKQVFDYAYITLSHAVSPLARSYPNKDVESTLGRIIKVTQEVIDYREWIIKKWGGRHQARMESRGALPKESVCEREPGAVPGGEEQHRDSVSPPSVDSPMSLSSPQQHSSASSVSSLSGSDNDSDSTPCPLPPPALSLFQCQALGMALPPGLTLATAKPGMGTHHLIIHPGSQARVSLPGGLAMHPLPGRQVCIDTGPPPFYLMPPPAPAPSSPQTLPSPHPSHAQKNGPKFPMKSFHNPAVISSPVLVNRGHAYAHTQYNRNSWRRRKRDSLPVSLSR; encoded by the exons ATGGATCCGAGGGTATCTTGGATTCAGCCCGAACAGAAAGGACCTGCGAACGCCTTATGGATGCACGTTTGGGAGACTTCTCAGGGAGTATCGACACAATCCGGTCAACATTACAATCAGAACCATAATCTATGCGTGAATTCTCCGGCTTTGGATGTTTTTAAAAATGTTGCGACCGTAGCATCAAGGAAAAGCATTTGCAGCAGCAGTAACGCTGGTACTAGTTTAAACAGCAGCCATCATAGTACTGCGAACGGCAGTATTACTAACGGCACTGCATTTTCTCCTCTTGGAATATCACTCTCGAACGGAAACGTACCGAACTCTGTGAACCTGTCGAAAGCAGACGGCAACAGAGTCACGGCAGATTTAGGAGAGGGAAAAATGCCTCAGAAGACGAGATCAGTCTCATCTTCGTCTTCGCTAGAATCTGGAACGGACAGCCCATCTTCGAATTGCTCTTTGGGGAGGACTAGTGGTGGAAATGTAATGGGAAACATGAATAAAAATGCTGGAGGTGTCAATCTGTTCTTTAGCTTTAGTGACAGCATGCATAATAATGTTAACCACCAGTACCATAATCGTCATCTTCAGGAACATCCACAGTACAATTTTCAACAAAATTGTGTGAAGAGTCACCCAATTCAGCCATCTGCACCCCTAAATTACCACAATCACCATCCAAGCCGAAGGAAAAGTGACAATAAGGCGAGCACCTATGGGATGAATTACCTGCTTTCTAACTGCACTAATGGCAATTTTCTGAGCACGGGGACCCCTTGGAAGACGAGGAAATACAACCCAGGTGTCAATGG actccaTGAGGAGGTGGTGGACTTCTACAACTTCATGTCTCCTCGTCCGGAGGAGGCGGCCATGAGGAAGGAGGTGGTGAACAGGATAGAAGCGGTCATCAAAGAGCTGTGGCCCTCCGCTGat GTGCAGATATTTGGCAGCTTTAGCACCGGGCTCTACCTCCCGACAAG CGACATCGACCTGGTGGTGTTTGGGAAGTGGGGCCGCCCCCCGTTGCAGGAGCTCGAGCAGGCCCTCCGCAAACACAAAGTGGCGGATCCCCTGTCCATCAAGGTCCTGGACAAGGCTACG GTGCCCATCATCAAGCTGACGGATCAGGAGACTGAGGTGAAGGTGGACATCAGCTTCAACGTGGAGACGGGCGTCAAGGCCGCTCGCTTCATCAAAGACTACGTGAAG agatACCCCGTTCTGCCCTACCTCATCTTTGTGTTGAAGCAGTTCCTGCTCCAGAGGGACCTGAACGAGGTGTTCACTGGAGGCATCAGCTCCTACAGcctcatcctcatggtcatcaGCTTcttgcag ctccatCCTCGCATCGACGCCCGGAACCCCAACATAAACCTGGGCATCCTGCTGATCGAGTTCTTGGAGCTGTACGGCCGCCAGTTCAACTACCTGAAGACGGGGATCCGCATCCGGAGCGGAGGGGCCTACCTGGCCAAGGAGGAGCTGATGAAGGCCATGGCCAACGGGAACCGGCCCTCCATGCTGTGCATAGAGGACCCCCTgctcccag gtAACGACGTGGGCCGGAGTTCCTACGGGGCCATGCAGGTGAAGCAGGTGTTCGACTACGCCTACATCACCCTGAGCCACGCCGTGTCCCCCCTGGCGCGCTCCTACCCCAACAAGGACGTGGAGAG CACATTGGGGAGGATAATCAAGGTGACACAGGAAGTGATTGACTACAGGGAGTGGATCATCAAGAAGTGGGGGGGCAGGCACCAAGCACGGATGGAGAGCAGGG gggCCCTTCCCAaggagagcgtgtgtgagcgGGAGCCCGGGGCCGTGCCGGGCGGGGAGGAGCAGCACAGGGACTCTGTGTCCCCCCCCAGCGTTGACTCCCCCATGTCCCTGTCCAGCCCCCAGCagcactcctcagcctcctccgtctcctccctgtctggcTCCGACAAC gACTCTGATTCGACGCCGTGTCCGCTCCCTCCCCCGGCCCTGTCTCTGTTCCAGTGCCAGGCGCTGGGCATGGCCCTGCCCCCGGGCCTCACCCTGGCCACAGCCAAGCCTGGCATGGGCACCCACCACCTCATCATACACCCTGGTTCACAG GCGCGTGTGTCCCTGCCCGGTGGCCTGGCCATGCACCCCCTGCCTGGCAGACAGGTGTGTATAGACACGGGGCCCCCTCCCTTCTACCTCatgcctccccccgcccccgccccctccagcccccagactctgcccagcccccaccccagccaCGCACAAAAG AACGGCCCCAAGTTCCCCATGAAGAGCTTCCACAACCCAGCCGTGATCAGCAGCCCTGTCCTGGTGAACCGCGGCCACGCGTACGCTCACACGCAGTACAACCGCAACTCGTGGCGTCGCAGGAAACGAGACAGCCTTCCTGTTAGCCtcagcagatag
- the tent4a gene encoding terminal nucleotidyltransferase 4A isoform X2 has product MDPRVSWIQPEQKGPANALWMHVWETSQGVSTQSGQHYNQNHNLCVNSPALDVFKNVATVASRKSICSSSNAGTSLNSSHHSTANGSITNGTAFSPLGISLSNGNVPNSVNLSKADGNRVTADLGEGKMPQKTRSVSSSSSLESGTDSPSSNCSLGRTSGGNVMGNMNKNAGGVNLFFSFSDSMHNNVNHQYHNRHLQEHPQYNFQQNCVKSHPIQPSAPLNYHNHHPSRRKSDNKASTYGMNYLLSNCTNGNFLSTGTPWKTRKYNPGVNGLHEEVVDFYNFMSPRPEEAAMRKEVVNRIEAVIKELWPSADVQIFGSFSTGLYLPTSDIDLVVFGKWGRPPLQELEQALRKHKVADPLSIKVLDKATVPIIKLTDQETEVKVDISFNVETGVKAARFIKDYVKRYPVLPYLIFVLKQFLLQRDLNEVFTGGISSYSLILMVISFLQLHPRIDARNPNINLGILLIEFLELYGRQFNYLKTGIRIRSGGAYLAKEELMKAMANGNRPSMLCIEDPLLPGNDVGRSSYGAMQVKQVFDYAYITLSHAVSPLARSYPNKDVESTLGRIIKVTQEVIDYREWIIKKWGGRHQARMESRGALPKESVCEREPGAVPGGEEQHRDSVSPPSVDSPMSLSSPQQHSSASSVSSLSGSDNDSDSTPCPLPPPALSLFQCQALGMALPPGLTLATAKPGMGTHHLIIHPGSQARVSLPGGLAMHPLPGRQNGPKFPMKSFHNPAVISSPVLVNRGHAYAHTQYNRNSWRRRKRDSLPVSLSR; this is encoded by the exons ATGGATCCGAGGGTATCTTGGATTCAGCCCGAACAGAAAGGACCTGCGAACGCCTTATGGATGCACGTTTGGGAGACTTCTCAGGGAGTATCGACACAATCCGGTCAACATTACAATCAGAACCATAATCTATGCGTGAATTCTCCGGCTTTGGATGTTTTTAAAAATGTTGCGACCGTAGCATCAAGGAAAAGCATTTGCAGCAGCAGTAACGCTGGTACTAGTTTAAACAGCAGCCATCATAGTACTGCGAACGGCAGTATTACTAACGGCACTGCATTTTCTCCTCTTGGAATATCACTCTCGAACGGAAACGTACCGAACTCTGTGAACCTGTCGAAAGCAGACGGCAACAGAGTCACGGCAGATTTAGGAGAGGGAAAAATGCCTCAGAAGACGAGATCAGTCTCATCTTCGTCTTCGCTAGAATCTGGAACGGACAGCCCATCTTCGAATTGCTCTTTGGGGAGGACTAGTGGTGGAAATGTAATGGGAAACATGAATAAAAATGCTGGAGGTGTCAATCTGTTCTTTAGCTTTAGTGACAGCATGCATAATAATGTTAACCACCAGTACCATAATCGTCATCTTCAGGAACATCCACAGTACAATTTTCAACAAAATTGTGTGAAGAGTCACCCAATTCAGCCATCTGCACCCCTAAATTACCACAATCACCATCCAAGCCGAAGGAAAAGTGACAATAAGGCGAGCACCTATGGGATGAATTACCTGCTTTCTAACTGCACTAATGGCAATTTTCTGAGCACGGGGACCCCTTGGAAGACGAGGAAATACAACCCAGGTGTCAATGG actccaTGAGGAGGTGGTGGACTTCTACAACTTCATGTCTCCTCGTCCGGAGGAGGCGGCCATGAGGAAGGAGGTGGTGAACAGGATAGAAGCGGTCATCAAAGAGCTGTGGCCCTCCGCTGat GTGCAGATATTTGGCAGCTTTAGCACCGGGCTCTACCTCCCGACAAG CGACATCGACCTGGTGGTGTTTGGGAAGTGGGGCCGCCCCCCGTTGCAGGAGCTCGAGCAGGCCCTCCGCAAACACAAAGTGGCGGATCCCCTGTCCATCAAGGTCCTGGACAAGGCTACG GTGCCCATCATCAAGCTGACGGATCAGGAGACTGAGGTGAAGGTGGACATCAGCTTCAACGTGGAGACGGGCGTCAAGGCCGCTCGCTTCATCAAAGACTACGTGAAG agatACCCCGTTCTGCCCTACCTCATCTTTGTGTTGAAGCAGTTCCTGCTCCAGAGGGACCTGAACGAGGTGTTCACTGGAGGCATCAGCTCCTACAGcctcatcctcatggtcatcaGCTTcttgcag ctccatCCTCGCATCGACGCCCGGAACCCCAACATAAACCTGGGCATCCTGCTGATCGAGTTCTTGGAGCTGTACGGCCGCCAGTTCAACTACCTGAAGACGGGGATCCGCATCCGGAGCGGAGGGGCCTACCTGGCCAAGGAGGAGCTGATGAAGGCCATGGCCAACGGGAACCGGCCCTCCATGCTGTGCATAGAGGACCCCCTgctcccag gtAACGACGTGGGCCGGAGTTCCTACGGGGCCATGCAGGTGAAGCAGGTGTTCGACTACGCCTACATCACCCTGAGCCACGCCGTGTCCCCCCTGGCGCGCTCCTACCCCAACAAGGACGTGGAGAG CACATTGGGGAGGATAATCAAGGTGACACAGGAAGTGATTGACTACAGGGAGTGGATCATCAAGAAGTGGGGGGGCAGGCACCAAGCACGGATGGAGAGCAGGG gggCCCTTCCCAaggagagcgtgtgtgagcgGGAGCCCGGGGCCGTGCCGGGCGGGGAGGAGCAGCACAGGGACTCTGTGTCCCCCCCCAGCGTTGACTCCCCCATGTCCCTGTCCAGCCCCCAGCagcactcctcagcctcctccgtctcctccctgtctggcTCCGACAAC gACTCTGATTCGACGCCGTGTCCGCTCCCTCCCCCGGCCCTGTCTCTGTTCCAGTGCCAGGCGCTGGGCATGGCCCTGCCCCCGGGCCTCACCCTGGCCACAGCCAAGCCTGGCATGGGCACCCACCACCTCATCATACACCCTGGTTCACAG GCGCGTGTGTCCCTGCCCGGTGGCCTGGCCATGCACCCCCTGCCTGGCAGACAG AACGGCCCCAAGTTCCCCATGAAGAGCTTCCACAACCCAGCCGTGATCAGCAGCCCTGTCCTGGTGAACCGCGGCCACGCGTACGCTCACACGCAGTACAACCGCAACTCGTGGCGTCGCAGGAAACGAGACAGCCTTCCTGTTAGCCtcagcagatag
- the srd5a1 gene encoding 3-oxo-5-alpha-steroid 4-dehydrogenase 1: MDGIIAKFFSSEEEELYVLDCLAYFMIFMAACTFLTLLFENVPYGRYASSKYGFPVNVKFAWFVQELPAFVVPVCLMTLTSSARTSLRPNQLLLAMYFCHYAQRSLIYPFLIRGGKSTPFLSFILAFVFCIYNGYMQVRYLSNYAHYTADWIIHPCFILGSALWLVGWLVNIHSDHILRNLRKPGETGYKIPRGGLFEYVSGANFFGEITEWAGFALAAQSIQSTSFAIFTVIVLSSRAVAHHRWYLTKFEDYPKSRKALIPFVF; this comes from the exons ATGGACGGCATAATCGCGAAGTTCTTCTCCTCGGAAGAAGAGGAGTTGTATGTATTGGACTGCTTGGCTTACTTCATGATTTTTATGGCAGCTTGCACATTCCTGACTTTACTTTTTGAGAATGTCCCATATGGCCGATATGCTTCAAGCAAATATGGATTCCCTGTGAACGTGAAATTCGCTTGGTTTGTGCAAGAGCTTCCAGCGTTTGTTGTGCCAGTATGCCTAATGACGTTGACATCCTCTGCAAGAACCTCTCTGCGGCCAAATCAGTTATTACTAGCCATGTACTTCTGTCACTATGCTCAAAG GTCTCTTATCTATCCATTTTTAATTAGAGGGGGGAAATCGACACCGTTTCTGTCTTTTATTCTGGCGTTTGTCTTCTGCATCTACAATGGATACATGCAGGTGCGATACCTGAGTAATTATGCCCACTACACCGCAGACTGGATTATACACCCCTGTTTCATCCTAG GATCTGCTTTGTGGTTGGTGGGTTGGCTAGTAAACATCCACTCAGATCACATCTTGAGAAACTTACGGAAGCCTGGGGAGACCGGCTACAAGATACCCAGAG GTGGCCTGTTTGAGTATGTGTCTGGAGCCAACTTCTTTGGGGAGATAACAGAGTGGGCTGGTTTTGCTCTGGCTGCCCAGTCTATCCAGAGCACCTCTTTCGCCATCTTCACCGTCATAGTCCTCTCCAGCAGGGCTGTGGCACACCACAG GTGGTACCTAACTAAATTTGAAGACTATCCAAAATCCAGGAAGGCTCTGATTCCATTTGTGTTTTAA
- the nsun2 gene encoding RNA cytosine C(5)-methyltransferase NSUN2 — translation MGKRSRQRQKNQQNGKPGGRDDRDNAGWGAGYADIVKENKLFEQYYQELGLVPSGEFDRFMAALREPLPATIRITGYKSHAQEILHWLKDKYFKEIQEVEIDGQKFEAPQALSWYPDELAWHTNMSRKILRKSPLLEKFHQFLVSETESGNISRQEAVSMIPPLLLKIEPHHKILDMCAAPGSKTAQLIEMLHSDMDVPFPEGFVIANDVDNKRCYLLVHQAKRLNSPCIMVVNHDASNIPRLQVDAEDGKKGILFYDRILCDVPCSGDGTMRKNIDVWKKWTTSNSLHLHGLQLRIAVRGVEQLAVGGRMVYSTCSLNPIEDEAVIASLLEKGEGALELADASAELPGLKWMPGVSSWKLMTKEGQWYKDWSEVPESRHTQIRPTMFPPPDPEKLSAMKLQRCMRILPHHQNTGGFFVAVLVKTAPMPWNKRLPKLRNKDLASSSAPQTEDSPGGTGAPDTPLSGPLEGAKEEEVGGSEHAVKEESGNGEQRQEPPKDRACGPPPSKKMKLFGFKEDPFVFLTEDDPVFPPIQNFYDLSPDFPKQNVLTRTHEGKKRHLYMVSKELRNVLINNSERMKVINTGVKVWSRNSDGEQFGCAFRLAQEGIYTLYPYIRSRLITVSVEDIKVLLTQENPYLSKLQDRAHSQAKQIGMGSIVLRYQPNPSNPDEPQCPIELCGWRGKTSIRAFVPRNERFHYLRMLGVEVFREKQGVGKPGAKGPAEEEGPKGEPESRDDHDGGKDAVSDSKGNRADQAAT, via the exons ATGGGGAAAAGaagtagacagagacagaaaaatcAACAGAATGGCAAGCCGGGTGGGAGAGACGACAGAGACAATGCT GGCTGGGGCGCGGGCTATGCCGACATCGTCAAAGAGAACAAGCTGTTTGAGCAGTACTACCAGGAGCTTGGCTTGGTGCCCTCCGGGGAGTTTGACCGGTTCATGGCGGCCCTGAGGGAGCCACTGCCGGCCACTATCCGCATCACAGGGTACAAGAG CCACGCCCAGGAGATCCTCCACTGGCTGAAGGACAAGTATTTCAAGGAGATTCAGGAGGTGGAGATCGATGGGCAGAAGTTTGAGGCTCCGCAAGCTTTGAGCTG gtaCCCTGACGAGCTGGCGTGGCACACAAACATGAGCAGGAAGATCCTGAGGAAGTCTCCTCTGCTGGAGAAGTTCCACCAGTTCCTGGTCAGCGAGACCGAGTCG GGTAACATCAGCCGCCAAGAGGCTGTGAGCATGatcccccctctgctcctcaaGATCGAGCCGCATCATAAG ATTCTGGACATGTGTGCCGCCCCGGGGTCTAAAACAGCCCAGCTGATAGAGATGCTACATTCAGACATGGACGTGCCTTTCCCAG agGGTTTTGTCATTGCCAACGACGTGGACAACAAGCGCTGCTACTTGCTGGTGCACCAGGCCAAGCGTCTGAACAGCCCCTGCATCATGGTGGTCAACCACGACGCCTCCAACATTCCCCGACTGCAGGTCGACGCCGAGGACGGCAAGAAAGGCATCCTCTTCTACGACCGCATCCTCTGCGACGTGCCCTGCAG CGGAGACGGGACCATGAGGAAGAACATCGACGTGTGGAAGAAGTGGACCACCAGCAACAGCCTGCACCTCCACGG GCTGCAGCTGCGTATCGCGGTGCGCGGCGTGGAACAGCTGGCAGTGGGAGGCAGGATGGTCTACTCCACCTGCTCCCTCAACCCCATCGAGGACGAGGCCGTCATCGCCTCCCTGCTGGAGAAGGGCGAAG GTGCGTTGGAGCTGGCCGATGCCTCAGCGGAGCTCCCAGGGCTCAAGTGGATGCCCGGGGTGTCCTCCTGGAAG ttgaTGACGAAGGAGGGCCAGTGGTACAAGGACTGGTCCGAGGTCCCAGAGAGCCGACACACGCAGATCAGACCCACCATGTTCCCCCCTCCAGACCCTGAGAAACTGTCCGCCATGAAGCTCCAACGATG TATGAGGATCCTTCCTCATCATCAGAACACCGGAGGATTCTTTGTCGCTGTCCTGGTGAAAACGGCCCCCATGCCCTGGAACAAAAGACTACCTAAG CTGAGGAATAAGGACCTGGCCTCCAGCTCAGCGCCCCAGACAGAGGACTCTCCGGGGGGCACAGGTGCCCCAGACACCCCTCTCTCCGGGCCTCTGGAGGGGgcgaaggaggaagaggtgggagGAAGCGAGCACGCCGTCAAAGAGGAGTCTGGCAATGGAGAGCAAAGGCAAGAGCCCCCTAAAGATAGAGCGTGTGG GCCGCCGCCTTCCAAGAAGATGAAGCTGTTTGGATTCAAGGAGGATccctttgtgttcctgactgaaGATGATCCTGTCTTCCCTCCCATACA GAACTTCTACGACCTGAGTCCCGACTTCCCCAAGCAGAACGTTCTGACCAGAACCCACGAGGGCAAGAAAAGGCACCTGTACATGGTCTCCAAAGAGCTCCGCAACGTACTGATCAACAACAGCGAGCGCATGAAG gtcatTAACACGGGGGTGAAGGTATGGTCTCGCAACAGCGACGGGGAGCAGTTTGGCTGCGCCTTCAGACTGGCTCAGGAG gGCATCTACACCCTCTATCCCTACATCCGCTCCCGGCTGATCACGGTCAGCGTGGAGGACATCAAGGTGCTGCTCACACAGGAGAACCCCTACCTCAGCAAGCTCCAGGACCGAGCTCACTCACAGGCCAAGCAGATAG GTATGGGCAGCATCGTGCTGAGGTACCAGCCGAATCCCAG taACCCAGACGAGCCCCAGTGTCCCATTGAGCTGTGTGGCTGGAGGGGGAAGACCTCCATCCGAGCCTTCGTGCCTCGCAACGAGAGGTTCCACTACCTCCGCATGCTTGGGGTGGAGGTGTTCCGAGAGAAGCAGGGCGTGGGCAAGCCAGGGGCCAAGGGCCCCGCCGAGGAGGAGGGGCCGAAGGGAGAGCCCGAGAGCAGGGACGACCACGACGGAGGGAAAGACGCCGTCTCCGACTCCAAGGGCAACAGAGCCGATCAGGCGGCCacttga
- the LOC124467489 gene encoding uncharacterized protein LOC124467489, with the protein MPQVIIVILFQRIAELKTENIKLKLRIYQLEKDSQGGKWEQIDECLATFTPLLECSKRILTCGQNRPVQTHLKNFKDLLELMSTTLINRPMLQGKGKVAASDAGDCNDSHLAPQGELKSVKPEVPGETQKSSWRSPVLQKRNTGPLNASTPSPLLGVSGSPESVGLQGLEDDIKELALQLEAKLVLSSPVLEEREEENRTLCSAASPAAPEAGVRELAVRTEDKPRQRCSLTDRAGASSTSTSALKGSGRATRNCGWEVKDLTARLKLTSVSAGFTIILDAGLSPSTKQQAETKAAMTSALHAPTEGIPARAREVSSLLSPCGGRAPELEDKPGGQGRTSLPRKDVETERSSSSSPALRGSGRATQTSAWDVKDLKVNFYLPSLCSSFTIDLGAAPSTMDGLKAARF; encoded by the exons ATGCCACAGGTTATAATTGTCATATTATTTCAGAGAATAGCTGAGCTGAAAACTGAGAACATCAAACTCAAACTCAGAATTTACCAGCTTGAGAAGGACTCCCAGGGTGGGAAGTGG GAACAAATCGATGAGTGCCTTGCGACCTTCACCCCTCTCCTGGAGTGTTCAAAGAGGATCTTGACATGTGGTCAGAACCGGCCTGTGCAGACGCACCTGAAGAACTTCAAAGATCTTCTGGAGCTGATGTCCACAACCCTAATCAATCGGCCCATGCTACAAG GCAAAGGGAAAGTTGCAGCCTCTGACGCCGGTGATTGCAATGATAGCCACCTAGCTCCACAGGGCGAACTGAAAAG TGTGAAGCCTGAGGTGCctggagagacacagaagagCTCCTGGAGATCCCCTGTCCTCCAGAAGAGAAACACTGGGCCTCTCAACGCCtcaaccccctctcctctcctcggtgTCTCGGGGAGTCCGGAGAGTGTTGGCCTGCAGGGTCTGGAGGATGACATAAAGGAGCTGGCGTTGCAGCTGGAAGCCAAGCTGGTGTTGAGCTCCCctgtcctggaggagagggaggaggagaaccgGACTCTGTGTTCAGCCGCCTCTCCAGCAGCCCCTGAAGCTGGAGTCAGAGAGCTGGCAGTGAGGACTGAGGACAAGCCTCGGCAGAGATGCTCCCTGACAGACAGAGCAggggcctcctccacctccacctctgctCTCAAAGGCTCTGGACGAGCCACCCGGAACTGTGGATGGG AGGTGAAGGACCTCACCGCCCGGCTCAAACTAACATCCGTGAGTGCCGGCTTTACCATTATTCTGGATGCTGGCCTGTCTCCCTCAACAAAACAG CAGGCAGAAACTAAAGCTGCGATGACCTCGGCTCTCCACGCCCCCACTGAGGGTATTCCCGCCCGGGCACGGGAAGTGAGCAGCCTCCTGTCTCCGTGCGGCGGACGAGCACCAGAGCTGGAGGACAAGCCTGGGGGGCAGGGCAGAACCTCCCTCCCGAGGAAGGACGTGGAGACGGAGcgttcctcctcgtcctcccctgctctcagaGGCTCCGGGCGGGCCACCCAGACCAGTGCATGGG ATGTGAAGGACCTTAAAGTGAACTTCTACCTGCCCTCATTGTGCTCAAGCTTCACCATTGACCTGGGAGCTGCCCCTTCGACCATG GATGGGCTGAAAGCGGCCCGCTTTTAA